Proteins encoded in a region of the Aptenodytes patagonicus chromosome Z, bAptPat1.pri.cur, whole genome shotgun sequence genome:
- the GCNT4 gene encoding beta-1,3-galactosyl-O-glycosyl-glycoprotein beta-1,6-N-acetylglucosaminyltransferase 4, with product MKRRKCPYKCPARRKMLILCVTGWLIALLKLLHVERHFFPSKGIYLVEHFLSTSYIRNRYSYLRNEFQYEINCSSIYEQDPHEIGKSLEIRRKEIIDLADEDVVAMMSDCHMYHSLRKYHLKPVSPEEESFPIAYSLVVHKDAVMVERLIHSLYSHQNIYCIHYDQKAAKSFKSAMNNLAKCFPNIFIASKLETVDYAHISRLQADFNCLSDLIDSSVPWKYVINLCGQDFPLRSNFELVAELKKLGGGNMLETIKPSSSKRERFTYHYELMKVPYEYMQMPVKTNISKNPPPHNIEVFVGSAYFVLSRAFIQYTLESSLAKDFFEWSRDTYSPDEHFWATLVRVPGVPGEVPRSAQDITDLQSKTRLVKWNYLEDHLYPPCTGTHLRSVCIYGAAELRWLLNYGHWFANKFDSKVDPVLIKCLAEKLAEQQKEWVYLSSDKYFLHINSMNASL from the coding sequence ATGAAGAGACGCAAGTGTCCCTACAAATGTCCCGCACGAAGGAAGATGCTGATCCTGTGTGTTACAGGGTGGCTGATTGCACTGCTGAAGCTCCTCCATGTTGAAAGACACTTTTTTCCCTCTAAGGGCATTTATTTGGTTGAGCACTTCTTGAGCACTTCTTACATTAGAAACAGGTATTCCTACCTTAGAAATGAGTTCCAGTATGAAATTAATTGTTCATCTATATATGAACAAGATCCCCATGAAATTGGAAAGAGTTTAGAGataagaagaaaagagataattGATTTAGCTGATGAAGATGTCGTAGCAATGATGAGTGATTGCCACATGTATCATTCACTTAGGAAATACCACCTAAAACCTGTTTCTCCAGAGGAGGAGAGTTTTCCAATCGCCTATTCTTTGGTTGTTCACAAAGATGCGGTAATGGTAGAAAGGCTCATACATTCACTGTACAGTCATCAAAATATTTACTGCATCCATTATgaccaaaaagcagcaaaaagtttCAAATCTGCTATGAACAATCTAGCTAAATGTTTCCCCAATATTTTTATTGCATCAAAATTGGAGACAGTGGACTATGCACATATTTCACGGCTGCAAGCAGATTTCAATTGCTTGTCTGATTTGATCGACTCTTCAGTTCCCTGGAAGTATGTTATTAATTTGTGTGGCCAAGATTTCCCTTTGAGGTCAAATTTTGAGTTGGTCGCTGAACTGAAGAAACTTGGTGGAGGAAACATGCTGGAAACTATAAAGCCAAGCAGTAGCAAAAGAGAACGATTTACTTATCACTATGAACTTATGAAAGTGCCTTACGAATACATGCAGATGCCTGTAAAAACCAACATTTCCAAGAATCCGCCACCTCATAATATTGAGGTATTTGTAGGCAGTGCCTATTTTGTTTTAAGCCGAGCATTTATTCAATATACCCTTGAAAGTTCTCtagcaaaagatttttttgagtGGTCAAGGGATACATACTCTCCAGATGAACACTTCTGGGCCACTCTTGTACGTGTTCCCGGGGTCCCTGGGGAAGTTCCAAGGTCGGCCCAGGACATAACAGACCTACAAAGCAAAACTCGTCTGGTGAAATGGAATTATCTTGAAGACCATTTGTATCCTCCCTGCACTGGTACCCATCTTCGCAGTGTCTGCATCTATGGGGCTGCAGAATTAAGATGGCTTCTGAATTACGGGCACTGGTTTGCCAACAAGTTTGACTCCAAAGTGGACCCTGTCCTGATAAAATGCTTGGCAGAAAAACTGGCAGAACAACAGAAAGAGTGGGTGTATTTGTCCTCTGATAAATACTTTCTGCACATAAATTCTATGAATGCCTCGCTATAG